The following proteins are co-located in the Hyalangium minutum genome:
- a CDS encoding zf-TFIIB domain-containing protein: MPQAAFEALSTPQQAPATPVQKGTRPVPAVGLKGRCPACDTPMRPEDRQGQGYHRCPQCGGIFLPRGALTFILSHAKGTFEPGPEVPEGVPAHAGCPVCRNVMQPISWQGKPVRVWACTQCWGTFAPASALNQLQSSAQPQPPGFQGVGGGLWRMLDAVVEWWVSPPKPPQF; encoded by the coding sequence GTGCCGCAGGCGGCCTTCGAGGCCCTGAGCACACCCCAGCAGGCACCCGCCACGCCCGTGCAGAAGGGGACGCGCCCCGTGCCCGCGGTAGGCCTCAAGGGCCGCTGTCCCGCGTGCGATACGCCGATGCGCCCGGAGGATCGCCAGGGTCAGGGCTACCACCGATGCCCTCAGTGCGGCGGCATCTTCCTGCCGCGCGGAGCGCTGACGTTCATTCTCTCGCACGCGAAGGGGACCTTCGAGCCCGGCCCCGAAGTCCCCGAGGGCGTTCCCGCGCACGCCGGGTGTCCCGTCTGCCGCAACGTGATGCAGCCCATCTCCTGGCAGGGCAAGCCGGTGCGCGTGTGGGCGTGCACCCAGTGCTGGGGGACGTTCGCTCCGGCCTCGGCGCTCAACCAGCTCCAGAGCTCGGCTCAGCCTCAACCGCCGGGCTTCCAGGGCGTGGGAGGCGGGTTGTGGCGAATGCTGGACGCTGTCGTGGAGTGGTGGGTGAGCCCGCCCAAACCTCCGCAGTTCTGA
- a CDS encoding GAF domain-containing protein → MASLGTSQTQHDPGTPLGLEERLSMLADASRALADASLEPPAVLERLCALVVPSLGQACGLRLLSEDGLWLQPVGSAHANPSARELFQTLVSGPQRADEGLSSLVVRKAESLALAALPPEVLKRSVAPSFRTAAERFPFSDLLVVPMRARGRVLGTLAIARGLDVRPFDDTERMLVQEMADRATVALEAARAYEAERKARLDAEVAANRILRMQRATAALSEAVTPADVAGAVMREAMDALGADQGVVTVASEDPSWLEILVSRNLPPLSLDRLARFPSSAPLPTAEAYRTRLPLWMESPDQLAVRYPSSFQRQELLAQAVASLPLLAHGRALGVLSVGFHRPRPFPESERAFLKDLAGQAAQALERARLYTAEQQARTTAQRAAERTTRLQVVTSEFSLALTATRVAEIVVDHGVAAVGARSGGLWLIEPEGTHARLVRTVGYPQEMVERFQRLPLNLSAPLMEALREGRPVWLETPEAATHRDPGLSQRQGATPPPVTPSMACLPLRSEGRTLGALVLNFTEPRRFDSEERAFLELLVHPAAEALARARLQEQQQAAQAALREAHQTLSAVIQASPAAIVLMDPDGTVRMWSAAAERIFGWTEQEALGRPLVAVPPDKQAEFRDNLARVARGEPLMGVETQRQCKDGTRIDVALWASAVRHTSGQMQCVYVITDITERKRAEDAQRFLARAGSELASSLDDEATLERVAHLAVPSWADSCTIHLLEEDELRCVAAAHTGSGPEASLSEPEADAVARILASGQPELRRESTPKPCTSLRVPLVVRGQALGVLSLTTTRRLYDARDLALAQELARQAALAIDNARLYREAQHAVRLREEFLSIASHELKTPISALQLQVQILLSTLDRSPSGPSPERLRRSLDTVDRQVRRQTQLINDLLDVSRISAGRLQLRPEPMELSSLAREVAERFEPELARAGSSLQLQLSSEVAGQWDRLRLDQVVTNLLSNAVKYGRGNPIQLVTSVEDSHVRLSVKDGGIGIAEEDLKRLFNRFERAVSERNYGGFGLGLWIARQIIEAMGGRIQVESQLGVGSTFTVELPRPPA, encoded by the coding sequence ATGGCCTCGTTGGGCACCAGCCAGACGCAACACGATCCCGGCACGCCGCTGGGCTTGGAAGAACGACTGTCGATGCTGGCCGATGCATCGCGGGCCCTGGCGGACGCAAGCCTGGAGCCCCCCGCGGTGCTCGAGCGGCTGTGCGCGCTGGTGGTGCCCTCGCTGGGCCAGGCGTGCGGCCTGCGCCTGCTGTCCGAGGATGGCCTGTGGCTGCAACCGGTAGGCTCGGCCCACGCGAACCCCTCCGCGCGAGAGCTCTTCCAGACGCTCGTGTCCGGACCCCAGCGCGCGGACGAAGGGCTGTCCTCTCTCGTCGTCCGCAAGGCCGAGTCCCTGGCGTTGGCGGCACTGCCCCCGGAGGTGCTGAAGCGCTCCGTGGCGCCTTCGTTCCGAACGGCGGCCGAGCGCTTTCCCTTCAGTGACTTGCTCGTCGTCCCCATGCGCGCGCGAGGGCGCGTGCTCGGCACCCTGGCCATTGCCCGGGGGCTGGACGTGCGCCCCTTCGATGACACCGAGCGGATGCTCGTGCAGGAGATGGCGGACCGGGCCACGGTGGCGCTGGAGGCGGCGCGCGCCTACGAGGCGGAGCGCAAGGCCCGGCTCGACGCGGAGGTGGCCGCCAACCGCATCCTGCGCATGCAGCGCGCCACCGCGGCGCTGTCCGAGGCGGTGACTCCAGCGGACGTGGCCGGCGCGGTGATGCGCGAGGCCATGGATGCGCTGGGGGCGGACCAGGGTGTCGTCACCGTGGCCAGCGAAGACCCCTCGTGGCTGGAGATCCTCGTCAGCCGCAACCTGCCTCCTCTCTCCCTGGACCGCCTGGCGCGCTTCCCGAGCAGCGCGCCGCTGCCCACCGCGGAGGCCTACCGCACCCGGCTCCCGCTCTGGATGGAGTCTCCGGACCAGCTCGCGGTGCGCTACCCCTCCTCCTTCCAGCGGCAGGAGCTGCTCGCCCAGGCCGTGGCCAGCCTCCCGCTGCTGGCGCATGGGCGCGCGCTCGGCGTGCTCTCGGTGGGCTTCCACAGGCCTCGTCCCTTCCCCGAGAGCGAGCGGGCCTTCTTGAAGGACCTGGCGGGACAGGCAGCCCAGGCGCTGGAGCGAGCCCGGCTCTACACCGCCGAGCAGCAAGCGCGCACCACCGCTCAGCGTGCCGCGGAGCGCACCACCCGCCTCCAGGTCGTCACCTCCGAGTTCTCCCTGGCGCTCACGGCCACGCGCGTGGCGGAGATCGTCGTGGACCATGGCGTGGCGGCGGTGGGGGCGCGCAGCGGTGGGCTGTGGCTCATCGAGCCGGAGGGCACCCACGCGCGGCTGGTCCGCACCGTGGGCTACCCGCAGGAGATGGTGGAGCGCTTCCAGCGGCTCCCGCTGAACCTGAGCGCGCCCCTGATGGAGGCGCTGCGCGAGGGCCGGCCGGTGTGGCTGGAGACGCCCGAGGCCGCCACCCACCGCGATCCAGGACTCTCGCAGCGGCAAGGCGCCACCCCGCCCCCCGTCACGCCGTCCATGGCATGCCTGCCGCTGCGCTCCGAGGGACGCACGCTGGGGGCCCTGGTGCTGAACTTCACCGAGCCCCGCCGCTTCGACTCGGAGGAGCGCGCCTTCCTGGAGCTGCTGGTGCACCCCGCCGCGGAGGCCCTGGCCCGGGCGCGGTTGCAGGAACAGCAGCAGGCGGCCCAGGCGGCGTTGCGCGAGGCGCACCAGACGCTCTCCGCCGTCATCCAGGCCTCTCCGGCCGCCATCGTGTTGATGGATCCGGATGGCACGGTGCGCATGTGGAGCGCCGCCGCCGAGCGCATCTTCGGATGGACGGAGCAGGAGGCCCTCGGGCGCCCGCTGGTGGCGGTGCCCCCGGACAAGCAGGCCGAGTTCCGCGACAACCTGGCCCGGGTGGCCCGAGGCGAGCCGCTCATGGGCGTGGAGACCCAGCGCCAGTGCAAGGATGGAACGCGCATCGACGTGGCGCTGTGGGCCTCGGCGGTGCGCCACACCAGCGGCCAGATGCAGTGCGTCTACGTCATCACCGACATCACCGAGCGCAAGCGCGCGGAGGACGCCCAGCGCTTCCTGGCGCGGGCCGGGAGTGAGCTGGCCAGCAGCCTCGATGACGAGGCGACGCTGGAGCGCGTGGCGCACCTGGCCGTGCCCTCGTGGGCGGACAGCTGCACCATTCACCTGCTGGAGGAAGACGAGCTGCGGTGCGTGGCCGCCGCGCACACGGGTTCTGGGCCCGAGGCCTCGCTGTCAGAGCCGGAGGCGGACGCCGTGGCCCGCATCCTCGCCTCAGGCCAGCCCGAGCTGCGCCGCGAGTCCACACCGAAGCCCTGTACCTCCCTGCGCGTGCCGCTGGTGGTGCGAGGCCAAGCACTGGGGGTGCTGTCGCTCACCACCACCCGGCGGCTCTATGACGCACGAGACCTGGCCCTGGCACAGGAGCTGGCGCGGCAGGCGGCGCTGGCCATCGACAACGCCCGGCTCTACCGCGAGGCGCAGCACGCGGTGCGGCTGCGCGAGGAGTTCCTCTCCATCGCCAGCCACGAGCTGAAGACGCCCATCAGCGCGCTCCAGCTCCAGGTACAGATTCTCCTGTCCACGCTCGACCGCTCGCCCTCGGGCCCTTCGCCGGAGCGGCTGCGCCGCAGCCTGGACACGGTGGACCGGCAGGTCCGGCGGCAGACGCAGCTCATCAATGATTTGCTGGATGTCTCGCGCATCTCGGCCGGGCGGCTGCAGCTGCGCCCCGAGCCCATGGAGCTGTCCTCGCTGGCGCGCGAGGTGGCCGAGCGCTTCGAGCCCGAGCTGGCGCGCGCGGGCTCGTCCCTCCAGCTCCAGCTCTCCTCGGAGGTGGCGGGGCAGTGGGACCGGCTGCGGCTGGATCAGGTGGTGACGAACCTGCTGTCCAACGCGGTGAAGTACGGCCGGGGCAACCCCATCCAGCTCGTTACCTCAGTGGAGGACTCCCACGTGCGGCTGTCGGTGAAGGACGGCGGCATCGGCATCGCGGAGGAGGACCTGAAGCGCCTCTTCAACCGCTTCGAGCGCGCGGTGTCCGAGCGCAACTACGGCGGCTTCGGACTCGGGCTGTGGATTGCCCGGCAGATCATCGAGGCGATGGGCGGGCGCATCCAGGTGGAGAGCCAACTGGGCGTTGGCTCGACCTTCACCGTGGAGCTCCCCCGCCCGCCGGCTTGA
- a CDS encoding acyl-CoA desaturase, with the protein MDDAKRSEVWGETRLNGSKVLRWALIHTGALVGGAVFFSWSAVGVAAALVAVTMCLGVSVGFHRGLIHRAFQTSRAMETVLAGVGTLAGLGGILGMSRVHHMRDYHQNQPACPPYFGYEGGFFRAMAYALFFDYLAPDPSVYPPVDPRVAERPFFHALERAGLWLQVPLALGLFAVGGPAFVAWGIFVRLALTQDGFWAIHCVSHVSGEQPYEMAGAAEQGRNTGWLALLSMGESWHNTHHAYPSSAQMGVGWREPDPGFWAVRALEWLGLVWDVQTVATLPLRKGARHTQAPRPRQARRAPVHRRAHPATAR; encoded by the coding sequence ATGGACGATGCGAAACGCAGCGAGGTGTGGGGCGAGACGCGGCTGAACGGGAGCAAGGTGCTCCGCTGGGCGCTGATCCACACGGGCGCGCTGGTGGGCGGCGCGGTCTTCTTCTCGTGGAGCGCGGTGGGAGTGGCTGCGGCGCTCGTGGCGGTGACGATGTGCCTGGGTGTCTCGGTGGGCTTCCACCGAGGCCTCATCCACCGCGCCTTCCAGACGTCTCGCGCGATGGAGACGGTGCTCGCGGGGGTGGGCACGCTCGCGGGCCTGGGCGGCATCCTCGGCATGAGCCGCGTGCACCACATGCGCGACTACCACCAGAACCAGCCGGCCTGTCCTCCCTACTTCGGCTACGAGGGCGGCTTCTTCCGGGCCATGGCCTACGCGCTCTTCTTCGACTACCTCGCGCCGGATCCTTCCGTGTACCCGCCGGTGGATCCGCGCGTCGCCGAGCGCCCGTTCTTCCACGCGCTGGAGCGCGCGGGGTTGTGGCTCCAGGTGCCGCTGGCGCTCGGGCTGTTCGCGGTGGGTGGCCCCGCCTTCGTCGCGTGGGGCATCTTCGTGCGGCTGGCCCTCACGCAGGATGGCTTCTGGGCCATCCACTGCGTGAGCCACGTCTCGGGCGAGCAGCCCTATGAGATGGCGGGTGCGGCCGAGCAGGGGCGCAACACGGGCTGGCTCGCACTGCTGAGCATGGGCGAGTCGTGGCACAACACGCACCACGCGTACCCGAGCTCCGCGCAGATGGGCGTGGGCTGGCGCGAGCCGGACCCTGGGTTCTGGGCCGTGCGCGCACTGGAGTGGCTGGGGCTCGTGTGGGACGTGCAGACGGTGGCGACGCTCCCGCTGCGCAAGGGTGCGAGGCACACGCAGGCTCCGCGCCCACGACAGGCGCGCCGCGCTCCTGTGCACCGCCGTGCACACCCCGCCACGGCGCGCTGA
- a CDS encoding alpha/beta fold hydrolase, whose protein sequence is MNLGTLPLLVSLLATQAPPAAAPSTVPGVTPLPGQPNVLISGVPAVPPELESRIHQYLESRAAQLLDVSGDGQQVLISTRFAEVNQLHLVEMPMGARTQLTFTSEPISQAQFLPGAPNILFYLQDVGGGEFFQVFRWDRGTGRSELLTDGKSRHEALRLSEDGKWLAYSNTSRNGKDTDVYVAPTDNPRQARRLTELEGTWYPVDFSRDGTKLLIQQFRSVADSDLHVVDLKTGERRQLTPKESPGGIVDALFTADGQGVYLVTDRYSDFSELYRLELAKAPYTAAPPSLTKSIPWNVDKLELSPDGRQLAVSINQDGSSRLYVLDTRTNALSAVNLPQGVMTSLAFPGKRSDTVFFSMATARSPADVWQLDLRTKKTTRWTRSEVGGLNTDTFVEPELVRYPSTGGVKVPAFLYRPRGASGKVPVLVIFHGGPEGQSQPMFSPLAQFLATEMKMAVLLPNVRGSEGYGKTYRAMDDGVKREQSLADIGATLDFIAAQKDLDASRVGVYGGSYGGYMVLATAAFFPERIKAVVDVVGISHLGTFLQNTQAYRRDLRRAEYGDERDPEVRKVQERISPLNAVDRIRAALYVQQGRNDPRVPQSEAEQIVKAVRAKGADVWYMLALDEGHGFQKKPNRDYALMTAILFLEKHLGAAPAAGTPGTK, encoded by the coding sequence ATGAACCTTGGAACCCTCCCGCTCCTCGTGTCCCTGCTCGCCACGCAGGCCCCGCCCGCCGCCGCGCCCTCCACGGTGCCTGGGGTGACGCCGCTCCCGGGCCAGCCCAACGTGCTGATCAGCGGTGTCCCCGCGGTTCCTCCCGAGCTGGAGAGCCGCATCCATCAGTACCTGGAGTCCCGCGCCGCGCAGCTCCTGGACGTGTCGGGAGACGGCCAGCAGGTGCTCATCTCCACGCGCTTCGCCGAGGTGAATCAGCTCCACCTCGTGGAAATGCCCATGGGCGCGCGCACCCAGCTCACCTTCACCTCCGAGCCCATCTCCCAGGCCCAGTTCCTTCCTGGCGCTCCGAACATCCTCTTCTATCTGCAGGACGTGGGCGGCGGTGAGTTCTTCCAGGTCTTCCGGTGGGACCGAGGCACGGGCCGCTCGGAGTTGCTCACCGACGGCAAGAGCCGCCACGAGGCGCTCCGGCTCTCGGAGGATGGCAAGTGGCTGGCCTATAGCAACACGAGCCGCAACGGGAAGGACACGGATGTGTATGTGGCGCCCACGGACAACCCGCGTCAGGCCCGCCGCCTCACCGAGCTCGAGGGCACCTGGTACCCCGTGGACTTCTCTCGGGATGGCACGAAGCTGCTCATCCAGCAGTTCCGCTCCGTGGCCGACTCGGATCTGCACGTGGTGGATCTGAAGACGGGCGAGCGCCGCCAGCTCACCCCCAAGGAGAGCCCGGGTGGAATCGTGGACGCCCTCTTCACTGCGGACGGGCAGGGCGTCTACCTCGTCACCGATCGCTACAGTGACTTCTCGGAGCTGTACCGGCTGGAGCTCGCCAAGGCGCCCTACACCGCCGCGCCCCCATCGCTGACGAAGTCCATCCCCTGGAACGTGGACAAGCTCGAGCTCTCGCCGGATGGCCGCCAGCTCGCGGTGAGCATCAACCAGGATGGCTCCAGCCGGCTCTACGTGCTGGACACGCGCACGAACGCGCTCTCGGCTGTGAACCTCCCGCAGGGCGTGATGACGTCACTGGCGTTCCCCGGCAAGCGCTCGGACACGGTGTTCTTCTCGATGGCGACGGCCCGCTCGCCCGCGGACGTGTGGCAGCTGGACCTGCGCACGAAGAAGACCACGCGGTGGACGCGCTCGGAGGTGGGCGGGCTGAACACGGACACCTTCGTGGAGCCCGAGCTGGTGCGCTACCCCTCCACCGGAGGCGTGAAGGTGCCGGCCTTCCTCTACCGGCCGCGCGGCGCGAGCGGAAAGGTGCCCGTGCTGGTCATCTTCCACGGAGGCCCCGAGGGCCAGAGCCAGCCCATGTTCAGCCCCTTGGCTCAGTTCCTGGCCACCGAGATGAAGATGGCGGTGCTGCTGCCCAACGTCCGAGGCTCGGAGGGCTACGGCAAGACGTACCGGGCCATGGATGACGGCGTGAAGCGCGAGCAGAGCCTCGCGGACATCGGCGCGACGCTGGACTTCATCGCCGCGCAGAAGGACCTGGACGCTTCACGGGTGGGCGTCTACGGCGGCTCGTATGGCGGCTACATGGTGCTGGCCACCGCGGCCTTCTTCCCGGAGCGCATCAAGGCCGTGGTGGATGTCGTGGGCATCTCGCACCTTGGCACCTTCCTCCAGAACACCCAGGCCTATCGCAGAGACTTGCGCCGCGCCGAGTACGGCGACGAGCGAGACCCCGAGGTGCGCAAGGTGCAGGAGCGCATCTCCCCGCTGAACGCGGTGGACCGGATCCGCGCCGCGCTCTACGTGCAGCAGGGAAGGAACGACCCGCGCGTGCCGCAGTCGGAGGCGGAGCAGATCGTCAAGGCCGTGCGCGCCAAGGGGGCGGACGTCTGGTACATGCTCGCGCTCGACGAGGGGCACGGCTTCCAGAAGAAGCCCAACCGGGACTACGCGCTGATGACCGCCATCCTCTTCCTGGAAAAGCACCTCGGCGCGGCCCCGGCCGCCGGTACCCCAGGCACGAAGTAA